Within the Achromobacter spanius genome, the region TACCGCGCCATCCAGGGCAGGCTGGGCACGCAGCGCGCCGTGTTGGTGACGCCGTCGACCTATGGCGCGGACAACCGAAGCATGTTGTCCGCCCTAGCCGAACTAGGCGGGCAAGCGCGCGGCGTGGCCGTCATCGACGGCTTGGAGACCGACGCGCAATTGCAAGCGCTGCATGCGGCGGGCGTGCGCGGCATTCGGTTCAACCTGTCGCTGGGCGTGGTGAATGCCGTTGCGCAGCTTGAACCGCTGGCCGCGCGCGTGGCGCCGCTGGGCTGGCATGTCCAGCTACTGATGCCGCCTGACCAACTGGTGCAGATCAGCGACGTGTTGGCGCGCCTGCCCACCCCGCTGGTCTTTGACCACATGGCGCGCATTGCGCCGAAGCAGGCTGGCGCACACCCGGCTCACGCTCTGGTCCTGCAATGGCTGGGCACGGGCCGCGCCTGGGTGAAGCTGTCGGGCGGCTATCTCGTCAGTGAGCAACGCTCGGTGCAAGACCCCGCGCTTGACGGGCTGGCTCGCTCCTTCATCGACGCCAACCCCGATCGCGTGATCTGGGGCAGCGACTGGCCCCACGCCTCGGCATCGGCCGGCATGCAACCCATGCCAGACGACGCGCACCAGATTGAGCAGCTTGCCGAATGGACCCGAACGGACGCCACGCTGCACCGCGTTCTTGTGCAAAACCCGGCGGCCCTCTACGGCTTTCCGGCATGAAAAAAATACTCAGGAGACAAGCATGACATTGACCGATACCCCGTCGTTTGCGCGCCGCCGCTTCCTGGCACTGGGCGCCACCGTGGCCGCCAGCGCCGCGTTCGGCGTGCGCGCCGCGCAAGACTGGCCTGCCGGCCAGACCATTACCTGGGTCGTGCCCTACCCGGCCGGCGGCAGCACCGACGTGCTGGGACGCGCGGTGGCCCAACAACTGGACGCGCTGCTTGCCACGCGCGTCATCGTCGACAACCGCCCCGGCGCCACCGGCACCATCGGTGCGGCCCGCGTCGCGCGCGCCGCGCCCGATGGCCTTACGTTGCTGGGCACCTCGATCGGGCCGCAGGCCATCGCCCCCCATGTGATGGGCAAGCTGACCTATGACCCCGTCGCCGACTTCGCGCCCGTCATCATGATCGGCACCATCGCCCACCTGCTGGTCGTGGGGGCCGCCCAGCCCTACCGCACCGTGGCCGATCTGCTCGCCGCCGCGAAGGCCGCGCCGCAAGGCCTGGCCTATGCCTCGGGCGGCACCGGCACCATCCTGCACATGCAGGGCGAATTGCTGCAACAAAAAACCGGCGCGCGCTTTCTGCACGTGCCCTACAAGGGCGACACGCCCGCGTTGCAAGACACGCTTGCCGGCCAGGTCCAGTTTGCTTTTCTGCCGGCAGCCGCCGCGCTGCCGCATGTGCAGTCGGGCGCGCTGCGCGCCCTGGCGGCCACCTCCGCGCAGCGCCTGCCCGTGCTGCCCGATGTTCCGACCATGCAAGAGGCCGGTATTCCCGATTTCGTGGCCGAGCAATGGCAGGCCGTCTTCGCGCCGGCCGGCACGCCGGCGCCTGTTATCCAGCGGCTTAACACCAGCATCGGCAAAGCATTGCAAAGCCCGTCCTTGACGGAATTGGCGCAGAAGCTGGGCATCACGCTGGTCGGTGGATCGCCGCAGGCGCTGGACCAAACCCGCAAGGCCGACTTCCAGAAGTGGGGCAAGGTCATCCGCGAATCCGGCATCCAACCCACCTGACATTCTCATCCCCCATTTTTTACACAGGAGCCGTTATGGCAAACCAGGACATCATCAAGGACTTTCCCCGCGTCGACGCCGATGTCGTGCGCCGCGCCGCGCAATTGCAACCCGCCATCCTCGCGGACGTAGCCGGCCGGCGTGGCGCGCTGCATGGCCGGATCCGGCCTTTGGACCCCGGCATGAAGCTGGCCGGCCCCGCGTTTACCGTTGAAGTCCGGCCCGGCGACAACCTGATGATTCACGCGGCGATCTCGCTGGCCAAGCCCGGCGACGTGTTGGTGATCGATGGCAAGGGTGATCTGAGCGCCGCGCTGATGGGCACCATCATGATGAACGCCTGCCGTCAGTTGGGACTTGCCGGCGTGGTGATCGACGGTGCCGCGCGCGACACCACTGAAATCATCGAAATGGGCTACCCGGTGTTCGCCGCCGGCGCCAACCCCAATGGCCCCACCAAGAACGTGCCCGGCCGCATCGGCCACCCCGTGTCGGTGGGTGGCGTTACCGTCAACGCCGGCGACTTCATCATCGGCGACGCCGACGGCCTGGTCGTCGTGGAACGCGAAAAAATCGAAGGCCTGCTGCCCGCCGCCGAAAAGAAGGTGCGCGACGAAGCCGCCCGCATCGCCGCCATTCAGGCCGGTGACACCGAAGCCAAGTGGCTGACCGCCGCCCTGCGCAGCGCCGGCGTGTTGAAGGAAGGAGAGGCGCTGTGAAACCCTCTGCCGCCCCGAAACCGGCGCTACTCGTCACCGCGGCTGACCTGGCCCCCGAGGCCCTGGCGCTGCTGGAAGGGTTCAACATCGTCTATGCGGGCAAGACACCCACCGAAGACGACATCGTTGCGCTGTGCCGCCAGCACGATCCCGTGGCCATCATCGTGCGCTACAGCAAGGTCGGCGCTGCCGCGATGGACGCCGCGCCTTCACTGCGCGTGATCTCCAAGCACGGCAGCGGCACCGACACCATCGACAAGGCCGCCGCCGCACAACGCGGCATCGACGTCGTGGCGGCGGCGGGCGCCAATGCCGCCGCCGTGGCCGAACAAGCGCTGGCGCTGCTGTTGGGTTGCGCCAAGTCGCTGGTGACGCTGGACGCGCGCATGCGTGGCGGGCATTGGGACAAGTCCACGCACAAGAGCATGGAACTGGACGGCAAGACCATCGGTTTGATCGGGCTGGGCGCCATCGGCCGGCGTTTCGCGGCCATGGCGCACGGCATGAACATGCGGGTCATCGGCCACGATCCCTATGCGCAAGACCTGCCGTCCTACATAGCCGCGGTGCCGTTGCAACAGCTCTGGCAGGAAGCCGACGCCATCTCGCTGCACTGCCCGTTGACGGATGAAAACCGTGGCCTGATCAACGCCGACACGCTGGCGCAATGCCGGCCCGGCGTGATCCTGGTGAACACCGCCCGAGGCGGGCTGGTGGACGAAGGCGCGCTGCTGGCCGCCGTGCGGTCCGGCCAAGTCGCCGCCGCCGGCCTGGACAGCTTCGCCGTCGAACCCATGACGGCCGGCCACCCCTTCCAGCATGAACCACGTATTGTCCTCAGCCCGCACATCGGCGGCGTGACCCGCGCCGCCTACGTCAACATGGGCGTGGCGGCGGCGCGCAATGTGCTGGCGGTGCTGGCCCGCAACACCAGCGCAGCCTAAGGAGCCGCAACATGCCGCAACGATGGAAGCACGCGCCGGACGGCAGCAATTGGGGCGAATTTGGCCCGGACGACCAGCGCGGCCGCATGAACCTGGTTACACGCGCCAAAGTCCTGCAAGGCATTGCCGAAGTTCAAGAGGGCAAGACCTTCTGCCTGTCGCTGCCGCTCGACCTGCCCGGCGGCACGGCGTTGAACCCCAAGCGGCTACCGACGCAGCGATACGCCACGTTGCGCGACGGCAAAAGCGCCGGCGTGCAAGGCTACTGCTGGTCATACGCTTCTGAAGACCCGCTGCTTACCGACGTGGTTTGCGACGACGTGCTGCTGATGAACACGCAGTACTCCACCCAGTGGGACAGCCTGGCGCATATGGGCAGCCGCTTCGATGCCGATGGCGACGGCGAAGCCGAGGCCGTGTTCTACAACGGCTTTCGGGCCGGCGTGGAGATCATGGCGGCGTTGCCCGACCCGCACGC harbors:
- a CDS encoding amidohydrolase family protein, whose protein sequence is MSVPYPYSAGLAPAAVAVPDGACDCHIHAYDARYPAVPGARLLSPDATMQQYRAIQGRLGTQRAVLVTPSTYGADNRSMLSALAELGGQARGVAVIDGLETDAQLQALHAAGVRGIRFNLSLGVVNAVAQLEPLAARVAPLGWHVQLLMPPDQLVQISDVLARLPTPLVFDHMARIAPKQAGAHPAHALVLQWLGTGRAWVKLSGGYLVSEQRSVQDPALDGLARSFIDANPDRVIWGSDWPHASASAGMQPMPDDAHQIEQLAEWTRTDATLHRVLVQNPAALYGFPA
- a CDS encoding Bug family tripartite tricarboxylate transporter substrate binding protein translates to MTLTDTPSFARRRFLALGATVAASAAFGVRAAQDWPAGQTITWVVPYPAGGSTDVLGRAVAQQLDALLATRVIVDNRPGATGTIGAARVARAAPDGLTLLGTSIGPQAIAPHVMGKLTYDPVADFAPVIMIGTIAHLLVVGAAQPYRTVADLLAAAKAAPQGLAYASGGTGTILHMQGELLQQKTGARFLHVPYKGDTPALQDTLAGQVQFAFLPAAAALPHVQSGALRALAATSAQRLPVLPDVPTMQEAGIPDFVAEQWQAVFAPAGTPAPVIQRLNTSIGKALQSPSLTELAQKLGITLVGGSPQALDQTRKADFQKWGKVIRESGIQPT
- a CDS encoding RraA family protein produces the protein MANQDIIKDFPRVDADVVRRAAQLQPAILADVAGRRGALHGRIRPLDPGMKLAGPAFTVEVRPGDNLMIHAAISLAKPGDVLVIDGKGDLSAALMGTIMMNACRQLGLAGVVIDGAARDTTEIIEMGYPVFAAGANPNGPTKNVPGRIGHPVSVGGVTVNAGDFIIGDADGLVVVEREKIEGLLPAAEKKVRDEAARIAAIQAGDTEAKWLTAALRSAGVLKEGEAL
- a CDS encoding NAD(P)-dependent oxidoreductase, encoding MKPSAAPKPALLVTAADLAPEALALLEGFNIVYAGKTPTEDDIVALCRQHDPVAIIVRYSKVGAAAMDAAPSLRVISKHGSGTDTIDKAAAAQRGIDVVAAAGANAAAVAEQALALLLGCAKSLVTLDARMRGGHWDKSTHKSMELDGKTIGLIGLGAIGRRFAAMAHGMNMRVIGHDPYAQDLPSYIAAVPLQQLWQEADAISLHCPLTDENRGLINADTLAQCRPGVILVNTARGGLVDEGALLAAVRSGQVAAAGLDSFAVEPMTAGHPFQHEPRIVLSPHIGGVTRAAYVNMGVAAARNVLAVLARNTSAA